Proteins encoded within one genomic window of Sphingomonas sp. G-3-2-10:
- a CDS encoding adenylosuccinate synthase: MANVAVIGAQWGDEGKGKIVDWLAERADVVVRFQGGHNAGHTLVVGEKVYKLSLLPSGIVRGTPSVIGNGVVLDPWHLKSEIEKLRGQGVDVTPDTLKIADTCPLILPLHGELDGLREDASGAGKIGTTRRGIGPAYEDKVGRRAIRVCDLAHLHELEPQLDRLLAHHDALRAGFGVGPIDRAALIEQLKEIAAFVLPFAEPVWRMLHEARSRGRRILFEGAQGVLLDIDHGTYPFVTSSNTVAGTAASGTGLGPNAVGFVLGITKAYTTRVGSGPFPTEQDNETGERLGTRGHEFGTVTGRKRRCGWFDSVLVRQSAAVSGITGIALTKIDVLDGFEEVSICTGYSLRGETLDYYPSNAADQAAILPIYETMPGWSESTAGARSWADLPAQAIKYIRRIEELIQCPVALVSTSPERDDTILVRDPFAD; this comes from the coding sequence ATGGCAAATGTCGCAGTGATCGGGGCCCAGTGGGGCGACGAGGGCAAGGGCAAGATCGTCGACTGGCTCGCCGAGCGCGCCGATGTCGTGGTCCGCTTCCAGGGCGGGCACAATGCCGGCCACACCCTCGTCGTGGGCGAGAAGGTGTACAAGCTCTCGCTGCTCCCTTCGGGCATTGTGCGCGGCACGCCTTCGGTGATCGGCAACGGCGTCGTGCTCGATCCGTGGCACCTCAAGTCCGAGATCGAGAAATTGCGCGGCCAGGGCGTCGACGTGACTCCGGACACGCTCAAGATCGCCGACACCTGCCCGCTGATCCTGCCGCTGCACGGCGAGCTGGACGGGCTGCGCGAGGATGCCAGCGGCGCGGGCAAGATCGGCACCACGCGGCGCGGCATCGGCCCGGCCTATGAAGACAAGGTCGGCCGCCGCGCGATCCGGGTTTGCGATCTGGCGCATCTCCACGAACTCGAGCCGCAGCTCGACCGCCTGCTGGCGCATCACGACGCGCTGCGCGCCGGCTTCGGCGTCGGCCCGATCGACCGCGCCGCGCTGATCGAACAGCTCAAGGAGATCGCCGCCTTCGTCCTGCCCTTCGCCGAGCCGGTATGGCGGATGCTCCACGAAGCGCGCTCGCGCGGCCGCCGCATCCTGTTCGAAGGCGCGCAGGGCGTGCTGCTCGACATCGATCACGGCACCTATCCGTTCGTCACCTCGTCGAACACCGTCGCTGGCACCGCCGCGTCGGGCACCGGCCTTGGCCCCAATGCCGTCGGCTTCGTGCTGGGCATCACCAAGGCGTACACCACCCGCGTCGGTTCCGGCCCCTTCCCGACCGAGCAGGACAATGAAACCGGCGAGCGGCTGGGCACGCGCGGGCACGAATTCGGCACGGTGACCGGACGCAAGCGCCGTTGCGGCTGGTTCGATTCGGTGCTGGTGCGCCAGTCGGCCGCGGTATCGGGCATCACCGGCATCGCGCTGACCAAGATCGACGTGCTCGACGGGTTCGAGGAAGTGTCGATCTGCACCGGCTACAGCCTGCGCGGCGAGACGCTGGACTATTACCCGTCCAACGCGGCCGATCAGGCCGCGATTCTGCCGATCTACGAGACGATGCCGGGCTGGTCCGAATCGACCGCCGGGGCGCGGAGCTGGGCCGATCTGCCGGCGCAGGCGATCAAATATATCCGCCGCATCGAGGAGCTGATCCAGTGCCCGGTGGCGCTGGTTTCGACCAGCCCGGAGCGCGACGACACGATCCTGGTGCGAGATCCCTTCGCCGACTGA
- the aroC gene encoding chorismate synthase has protein sequence MSFNTFGRVFRFTTWGESHGPALGAVVDGCPPGLALSEADLQPFLDKRRPGTSRFTTQRQEPDQVRILSGVFEGRTTGTPISLMIENVDQRSKDYSEVAKAYRPGHADYAYDAKYGFRDYRGGGRSSARETAARVAAGGVARLVIPEVKIRAWVESIGGDRIDPGNFDAAEIDRNPFFCPDAAAAMRWEALVDKARKAGSSLGAVIACEATGVPAGWGAPLYAKLDSELAAAAMSINAVKGVEIGDGFGAALLSGEENADAMRPGTNHPEFLANHAGGITGGISTGQPVTLRVAFKPTSSILTPVETIDREGNAAEIMTKGRHDPCVGIRGAPVVEAMMALVLADQKLLHRAQCG, from the coding sequence ATGAGCTTCAATACCTTCGGACGAGTCTTCCGCTTCACCACCTGGGGGGAGAGCCACGGGCCGGCGCTGGGCGCGGTCGTCGACGGGTGCCCGCCGGGACTGGCGCTGAGCGAAGCCGACCTTCAGCCGTTCCTCGACAAGCGCCGCCCGGGCACCTCGCGCTTCACCACCCAGCGGCAGGAGCCCGATCAGGTCCGCATCCTCTCCGGCGTGTTCGAAGGGCGCACCACCGGCACGCCGATCAGCCTGATGATCGAGAATGTCGACCAGCGTTCGAAGGATTATTCGGAGGTCGCCAAGGCCTATCGCCCCGGCCATGCCGATTATGCCTATGACGCCAAATACGGCTTTCGCGACTATCGCGGCGGCGGGCGTTCCTCGGCGCGCGAAACGGCGGCGCGAGTCGCGGCGGGCGGGGTCGCGCGGCTGGTGATCCCGGAAGTGAAGATCCGCGCATGGGTGGAATCGATCGGCGGCGACCGCATCGATCCGGGCAATTTCGATGCCGCCGAGATCGACCGCAATCCGTTCTTCTGCCCCGATGCCGCAGCGGCGATGCGCTGGGAGGCGCTGGTCGACAAGGCGCGCAAGGCCGGATCGTCGCTCGGCGCGGTGATCGCGTGCGAAGCGACCGGCGTGCCTGCCGGCTGGGGCGCGCCGCTCTATGCCAAGCTGGACAGCGAACTGGCAGCGGCGGCGATGTCGATCAACGCGGTGAAGGGCGTCGAGATCGGCGACGGTTTCGGCGCGGCTTTGCTTTCGGGCGAAGAGAATGCCGACGCGATGCGGCCGGGCACCAACCATCCCGAATTCCTCGCCAACCATGCAGGCGGGATCACCGGCGGGATCTCGACCGGTCAGCCGGTGACGCTGCGCGTGGCGTTCAAGCCGACCAGTTCGATCCTGACGCCGGTCGAGACGATCGACCGCGAGGGTAATGCCGCCGAGATCATGACCAAGGGCCGCCATGATCCGTGCGTTGGCATTCGCGGCGCGCCGGTGGTCGAAGCGATGATGGCGCTGGTTCTGGCCGATCAGAAGCTGCTCCACCGCGCGCAATGTGGCTGA